The Magnolia sinica isolate HGM2019 chromosome 10, MsV1, whole genome shotgun sequence genome includes a window with the following:
- the LOC131217007 gene encoding BTB/POZ domain-containing protein NPY1 has protein sequence MKFMKLGSKPDAFQTDGNCIRYVASELATDIVVNVGEVKFYMHKFPLLSKSNRLQKLVSKANEENNDEVQMLDFPGGPKAFEICAKFCYGMTVTLNAYNVVAARCAAEHLEMTEDVDRGNLIFKIEVFLNSSVFRSWKDSIIVLQTTKSLLPWSEDLKVVGRCIDSIATKTSVDPSNINWSYTYNRKLAAADQTVENGMRFQPKLQSVVPKDWWVEDICELEIDLYKRVIVAVKSKGRMSGDVIGEALNAYAVRWLPDSMDALASDDCARRNRSLLETIVWLLPSDRCSGCSCSFLLKLLKFAILVGASETSREELVKRVSLQLDEASVNDLLIPARSPDNTVYDVHLVQSIVSRFMMRERGPRNYDYAERNEKCEENFILGRGTSVNVGKLIDGYLAEISRDPNLSLSSFFSLAELIPESARPIHDGLYRAIDIYLKEHPCLTKAERKKICGLMDVKKLSMDACMHAAQNERLPLRVVVQVLFFEQVRAAAGGLTAPQNVSRESSRSAMNTDEDWVRAMPEEYKALKKQMRNLKISDEDRRKNGETRKKMNKSRGGFLLPSRSRRIFDKLWASKGQGENRSTETSGSSQSPTTTVNPGEAKSSGSSSRHRRHSIS, from the exons GTATGTGGCATCTGAGTTGGCAACTGATATTGTTGTAAATGTGGGAGAAGTGAAATTTTATATGCACAAG TTTCCTCTTCTCTCCAAGAGTAACCGTTTGCAAAAGTTGGTATCGAAAGCCAATGAGGAAAACAATGATGAAGTTCAAATGCTTGATTTTCCGGGTGGACCAAAAGCCTTTGAGATTTGTGCCAAATTCTGCTATGGAATGACAGTCACCCTTAATGCCTACAATGTTGTTGCGGCTCGATGTGCGGCAGAGCACCTTGAGATGACTGAGGATGTTGACAGAGGAAATCTAATTTTCAAGATCGAGGTTTTTCTAAACTCGAGTGTCTTCCGCAGCTGGAAAGATTCCATCATCGTTCTTCAGACCACCAAGTCTTTGTTACCCTGGTCCGAGGATCTGAAAGTGGTTGGGAGGTGCATCGATTCCATCGCTACTAAAACGTCTGTTGACCCTTCAAACATCAATTGGTCGTACACCTATAACAGGAAATTAGCAGCTGCAGACCAGACAGTTGAGAATGGAATGCGATTCCAACCAAAACTGCAGTCTGTTGTGCCCAAGGACTGGTGGGTTGAGGATATATGTGAGCTGGAAATTGATCTCTACAAGCGGGTGATTGTTGCTGTGAAATCCAAGGGTAGAATGTCCGGGGATGTGATTGGAGAGGCCCTCAATGCTTATGCTGTTAGATGGTTGCCAGATTCGATGGATGCCCTTGCCTCTGATGATTGTGCCAGGAGGAACAGATCTTTGTTGGAAACGATTGTCTGGCTTTTGCCATCAGATAGGTGTTCTGGTTGCTCATGTAGTTTTCTTCTCAAACTCTTGAAATTCGCAATCCTAGTGGGAGCCAGTGAAACATCGAGGGAAGAGTTGGTGAAGAGGGTCAGCTTGCAGTTGGACGAAGCTTCAGTAAATGATCTATTGATTCCAGCACGATCTCCAGATAACACTGTTTACGATGTGCATCTGGTGCAAAGCATTGTTAGTCGTTTTATGATGCGAGAACGGGGTCCAAGAAATTATGATTATGCTGAAAGAAACGAGAAGTGCGAAGAGAATTTTATTTTGGGCCGTGGTACATCTGTAAATGTGGGCAAACTGATTGATGGCTATCTTGCAGAAATTTCACGTGATCCGAATCTATCACTGTCCAGCTTTTTCAGCCTTGCTGAGTTGATTCCTGAATCAGCTCGACCAATTCATGATGGGTTATACAGAGCCATTGATATCTACCTCAAG GAGCACCCATGTTTGACAAAAGCTGAAAGAAAGAAGATATGTGGTCTGATGGATGTTAAGAAGCTATCGatggatgcatgcatgcacgCGGCCCAGAACGAGCGCCTGCCACTCCGCGTGGTGGTCCAGGTCCTCTTCTTTGAGCAAGTGCGGGCAGCTGCAGGCGGCCTAACTGCTCCACAGAATGTCTCGCGTGAGAGCTCACGGTCAGCGATGAACACAGATGAAGATTGGGTTAGAGCAATGCCGGAGGAATATAAAGCACTGAAGAAACAGATGAGGAATTTGAAAATCAGCGACGAGGATCGCAGGAAAAATGGGGAGACGAGGAAGAAGATGAATAAAAGCAGAGGCGGGTTTTTGCTGCCGTCTAGATCAAGGCGGATCTTCGACAAGCTGTGGGCCAGCAAAGGGCAGGGAGAGAACAGGAGCACTGAAACATCTGGGAGTTCTCAGAGTCCTACTACAACTGTGAATCCTGGGGAAGCCAAGTCATCTGGGTCTTCTTCAAGGCATAGGAGGCATTCCATTTCTTAG